Proteins from a genomic interval of Burkholderia cepacia GG4:
- the rpmF gene encoding 50S ribosomal protein L32 has protein sequence MAVQQNKKSPSKRGMHRSHDFLTAAPLAVEPSTGEVHLRHHVSPNGYYRGKKVVKTKND, from the coding sequence ATGGCAGTCCAGCAAAACAAGAAGTCGCCGTCGAAGCGCGGCATGCATCGTTCGCACGATTTCCTGACGGCAGCGCCGCTGGCAGTCGAGCCGAGCACGGGTGAAGTGCATCTGCGTCACCACGTCAGCCCGAACGGCTACTATCGCGGCAAGAAAGTCGTCAAGACGAAGAACGACTAA